One Phenylobacterium hankyongense DNA segment encodes these proteins:
- a CDS encoding phosphomannomutase/phosphoglucomutase: MLPAPRADLIANTFDYEVLPLVKATGFREYDARWLFGPEINLLGVQALGLGLGTYIHELGQKRIVVGHDYRSYSLSIKQALTIGLVAAGCEVIDIGLATSPMAYFAQFDLDAPCVAMVTASHNENGWTGVKMGAQRPLTFGPDEMGRLKEIVLGGTWKQRPDGSVAQVDGVRERYIADAASRAGIRRPLKVVCACGNGTAGAFAPEALRRMGVAVVYEMDCKLDWNFPKYNPNPEDAAMLHEMAKAVREFGADLALGFDGDGDRCGVVDDEGEEIFADKIGLMLARDLSYLHKDATFVVDVKSTGLFATDEVLKANGANTVYWKTGHSYIKRKTAELGALAGFEKSGHFFFNPPIGRGYDDGIVAAAAILAMLDRNPDKKLSDLKRALPVAYTSLTMSPHVADEVKYGLVDEVVAEYTALRDAGGTILGRKIVDLITVNGVRVALEDGSWVLVRASSNKPEIVVVVESQRSEDDMRALFREEVKPRLAKRPEVGAYNQEI, translated from the coding sequence ATGCTGCCTGCTCCCCGCGCCGACCTGATCGCCAACACCTTCGATTACGAGGTCCTCCCGCTGGTGAAGGCCACCGGCTTCCGCGAATACGACGCGCGCTGGCTGTTCGGGCCGGAGATCAACCTGCTGGGCGTCCAGGCGCTGGGCCTGGGGCTCGGCACCTATATCCACGAGCTCGGCCAGAAGCGGATCGTGGTCGGCCACGACTACCGGTCCTATTCGCTGTCCATCAAGCAGGCCCTGACCATCGGCCTGGTGGCGGCCGGCTGCGAGGTGATCGACATCGGCCTGGCGACCTCGCCGATGGCCTATTTCGCCCAGTTCGACCTCGACGCGCCGTGCGTGGCCATGGTCACCGCCAGCCACAACGAGAACGGCTGGACCGGCGTGAAGATGGGCGCCCAGCGCCCGCTGACCTTCGGCCCCGACGAGATGGGCCGGCTGAAGGAGATCGTGCTCGGCGGGACCTGGAAGCAGCGGCCGGACGGCTCGGTCGCCCAGGTCGACGGCGTGCGCGAACGCTACATCGCCGACGCCGCCAGCCGCGCCGGCATCAGGCGGCCGCTGAAGGTGGTCTGCGCCTGCGGCAACGGCACGGCCGGCGCCTTTGCGCCCGAAGCCCTGCGGCGGATGGGCGTGGCGGTGGTCTACGAGATGGACTGCAAGCTCGACTGGAACTTCCCGAAGTACAACCCGAACCCCGAAGACGCCGCCATGCTGCACGAGATGGCCAAGGCGGTGCGCGAGTTCGGCGCCGACCTGGCGCTCGGCTTCGACGGCGACGGCGACCGCTGCGGGGTGGTGGACGACGAGGGCGAGGAGATCTTCGCCGACAAGATCGGGCTGATGCTCGCCCGCGACCTGTCCTACCTGCACAAGGACGCCACCTTCGTGGTCGACGTGAAGTCGACCGGCCTGTTCGCCACCGACGAGGTGCTGAAGGCGAACGGCGCCAACACCGTCTACTGGAAGACCGGCCACTCCTACATCAAGCGCAAGACCGCCGAGCTGGGCGCCCTGGCCGGGTTCGAGAAGAGCGGCCACTTCTTCTTCAACCCGCCGATCGGCCGCGGCTATGACGACGGCATCGTCGCCGCCGCCGCCATCCTGGCGATGCTGGACCGCAACCCGGACAAGAAGCTCTCCGACCTGAAGCGGGCCCTGCCGGTCGCCTACACCTCCCTGACCATGAGCCCGCACGTCGCCGACGAGGTGAAGTACGGCCTGGTGGACGAGGTGGTCGCCGAATACACCGCCCTGCGCGACGCCGGCGGGACCATCCTGGGCCGCAAGATCGTCGACCTGATCACCGTCAACGGCGTCCGCGTGGCGCTGGAGGACGGCTCCTGGGTGCTGGTGCGCGCCTCCTCCAACAAGCCGGAGATCGTCGTGGTGGTGGAGAGCCAGCGCAGCGAGGACGACATGCGCGCCCTGTTCCGCGAGGAAGTGAAGCCGCGCCTGGCGAAGCGGCCGGAAGTCGGCGCCTACAACCAGGAAATCTGA
- a CDS encoding UDP-glucose dehydrogenase family protein, with protein MHVAMIGTGYVGLVSGACFADFGHTVTCIDKDAGKIERLKAGGIPIYEPGLDLLVASNVKAGRLFFSTDAAEAVKDADAVFIAVGTPSRRGDGHADLSYVHAAAEEIAGLLDGFTVVVTKSTVPVGTGDEIEAIIKETRPDADVAVVSNPEFLREGAAIEDFKRPDRVVVGTQDERAKAVMRELYRPLYLNETPILFTSRRTSELIKYAANAFLAMKITFINEVADLCEAVGADVQQVARGIGLDGRIGGKFLNAGPGYGGSCFPKDTLALVRTARAAGSPVELIETTVKVNDARKKAMAAKVSRAVAGDLAGKTVGVLGLTFKPNTDDMRDAPALDIVPALQAQGAKVQAFDPEGHEAQTMLTGVDFKANPYDVAEGADVLVIITEWDQFRALDLDRIKLLMNKPVLVDLRNIYKPEDMQARGFLYTSVGRA; from the coding sequence ATGCACGTGGCGATGATCGGGACAGGCTATGTGGGCCTGGTCAGCGGCGCCTGTTTCGCCGACTTCGGCCACACGGTGACCTGCATCGACAAGGACGCCGGCAAGATCGAGCGCCTGAAGGCCGGCGGCATTCCGATCTATGAGCCGGGGCTGGACCTGCTGGTGGCCAGCAACGTCAAGGCCGGGCGGCTGTTCTTCTCCACCGACGCGGCCGAGGCCGTGAAGGACGCGGACGCGGTGTTCATCGCGGTGGGCACGCCCTCGCGCCGCGGCGACGGCCACGCCGACCTGTCCTACGTCCATGCCGCCGCCGAGGAGATCGCCGGCCTGCTGGACGGCTTCACCGTCGTGGTCACCAAGTCGACCGTGCCGGTGGGCACCGGCGACGAGATCGAGGCCATCATCAAGGAAACGCGCCCCGACGCCGACGTGGCCGTGGTCTCCAACCCGGAGTTCCTGCGCGAGGGCGCGGCGATCGAGGACTTCAAGCGCCCAGACCGGGTGGTGGTGGGCACGCAGGACGAGCGGGCCAAGGCGGTGATGCGCGAGCTCTACCGGCCGCTCTACCTCAACGAGACGCCGATCCTGTTCACCAGCCGCCGCACCAGCGAGCTGATCAAGTACGCCGCCAACGCGTTCCTGGCGATGAAGATCACCTTCATCAACGAGGTCGCCGACCTCTGCGAAGCCGTCGGCGCCGACGTCCAGCAGGTGGCGCGCGGCATCGGCCTGGACGGCCGCATCGGCGGCAAGTTCCTGAACGCCGGCCCGGGCTACGGCGGCTCCTGCTTCCCGAAGGACACGCTGGCCCTGGTGCGCACCGCCCGCGCCGCCGGCTCGCCGGTCGAGCTGATCGAGACCACGGTGAAGGTCAATGACGCGCGCAAGAAGGCCATGGCTGCGAAGGTCAGCCGCGCGGTCGCCGGCGACCTCGCGGGCAAGACGGTGGGGGTGCTGGGCCTGACCTTCAAGCCAAACACCGACGACATGCGCGACGCCCCGGCGCTGGACATCGTGCCGGCCCTGCAGGCCCAGGGCGCCAAGGTGCAGGCCTTCGATCCGGAGGGCCACGAGGCGCAGACGATGCTGACCGGGGTGGACTTCAAGGCCAACCCCTACGACGTGGCCGAAGGCGCCGACGTGCTGGTGATCATCACCGAATGGGACCAGTTCCGGGCGCTCGACCTCGACCGCATCAAGCTGCTGATGAACAAGCCGGTGCTGGTCGACCTCAGGAACATCTACAAGCCGGAAGACATGCAGGCCCGCGGCTTCCTCTATACGAGCGTCGGCCGGGCGTAA
- a CDS encoding c-type cytochrome — translation MKRVLKRLAYGAGAPVVGAAFVALGGFAASEVMIRMPPRPGPTPAIVAANDPGAVERGRRLATVSGCHDCHGKDLSGKLFHDDPAMVRAWAPNLTLAAAQQSDAQLARAIRHGVAADGRPLWIMPSSAFSKFSDAETADLLAYLRSVPPTGARQPRLQVGPVGRLAVLLGKFHSEPATLKANGGLDLPDLGPEHAQGRAVARACVECHGPELKGSALVKSPDLAIAGAYDLNDFERLLRTGIAAGDRKLGLMSEIAPARFNVLSHEEIAALHAYLRARAEQAS, via the coding sequence ATGAAGCGTGTTCTGAAGAGGCTGGCCTATGGCGCCGGCGCCCCTGTGGTCGGGGCGGCGTTCGTGGCCTTGGGCGGCTTCGCGGCCAGCGAGGTGATGATTCGCATGCCGCCGCGGCCCGGTCCGACGCCCGCCATCGTTGCGGCCAACGACCCCGGCGCCGTCGAGCGCGGCCGTCGGCTGGCGACGGTCTCCGGCTGCCACGACTGCCACGGCAAGGATCTGTCCGGGAAGCTGTTCCACGACGATCCGGCGATGGTGCGGGCCTGGGCGCCGAACCTGACCCTGGCCGCCGCCCAGCAGTCCGACGCCCAGCTCGCCCGGGCGATCCGCCATGGCGTCGCCGCCGACGGCCGGCCCCTGTGGATCATGCCGTCGAGCGCCTTTTCCAAGTTCTCCGACGCCGAGACGGCCGACCTGCTGGCCTATCTGCGCAGCGTCCCGCCCACGGGGGCCCGCCAGCCGCGGCTGCAGGTCGGACCGGTGGGGCGCCTCGCCGTGCTGCTCGGCAAGTTCCACTCCGAGCCGGCGACGCTCAAGGCCAATGGCGGCCTCGACCTGCCGGACCTCGGCCCGGAGCACGCCCAGGGCCGGGCGGTGGCCCGCGCCTGCGTCGAGTGCCACGGCCCCGAGCTGAAGGGCAGCGCCCTGGTGAAGTCGCCGGACCTCGCCATCGCCGGGGCCTACGACCTGAACGACTTCGAGCGGCTGCTGCGCACCGGGATCGCCGCCGGCGACCGCAAGCTCGGCCTGATGTCGGAGATCGCACCGGCCCGTTTCAACGTCCTCAGCCACGAGGAGATCGCGGCCCTGCACGCCTACCTGCGGGCGCGGGCCGAGCAGGCCTCCTGA
- the glmM gene encoding phosphoglucosamine mutase: MSKRAYFGTDGIRGQANRYPMTAEVALRVGLAAGKLFMSKDDRRHLVVIGKDTRLSGYMIEPALVAGFTSVGMDVRLFGPLPTPGVAMMTRSLRADLGVMISASHNVFSDNGIKLFGPDGYKLSDERELEIEALMDQGLTEGLAPPTGLGRVQRIDDCQARYVEIAKATFPRRLNLTGMRVVIDCANGAAYKVAPEALYELGAEVISVGVAPNGFNINEECGSTSPAAMQKMVKEYRADIGIALDGDADRLVICDERGQIVDGDQIMALIADHWARRDRLTGGGVVATVMSNLGLERFLKSRSLTLERTQVGDRYVMAKMREGGFNLGGEQSGHIILRDFATTGDGLLAALQVLAVLKDSDKPMSALARQFEPVPQLLENVRFGGGKPLESDQVKVVIADAEQKLNGSGRIVVRASGTEPLIRIMAEGDDAKLVSQVVKEIAGAVKKAAA; encoded by the coding sequence ATGAGCAAGCGCGCCTATTTCGGCACCGACGGCATCCGTGGCCAGGCCAACCGCTATCCGATGACCGCGGAGGTGGCGCTCCGCGTCGGTCTGGCGGCCGGCAAGCTGTTCATGTCGAAGGACGACCGCCGCCACCTGGTGGTGATCGGCAAGGACACCCGGCTGTCGGGCTACATGATCGAGCCGGCCCTGGTGGCCGGCTTCACCAGCGTCGGCATGGACGTGCGGCTGTTCGGGCCGCTGCCCACCCCGGGCGTGGCGATGATGACCCGCAGCCTGCGCGCCGACCTCGGCGTGATGATCTCGGCGTCGCATAACGTGTTCTCCGACAACGGCATCAAGCTGTTCGGCCCCGACGGCTACAAGCTGTCGGACGAGCGCGAGCTGGAGATCGAGGCGCTGATGGACCAGGGCCTCACCGAAGGCCTCGCCCCGCCGACCGGCCTTGGCCGCGTGCAGCGGATCGACGACTGCCAGGCGCGCTACGTGGAGATCGCCAAGGCCACCTTCCCGCGGCGGCTGAACCTCACCGGCATGCGGGTGGTGATCGATTGCGCCAACGGCGCGGCCTACAAGGTGGCGCCCGAGGCGCTCTACGAGCTGGGCGCCGAGGTGATCTCGGTGGGGGTCGCCCCGAACGGCTTCAACATCAACGAGGAGTGCGGCTCCACCAGTCCCGCGGCCATGCAGAAGATGGTCAAGGAGTACCGCGCCGACATCGGCATCGCGCTGGACGGCGACGCCGACCGGCTGGTGATCTGCGACGAGCGCGGCCAGATCGTCGACGGCGACCAGATCATGGCGCTGATCGCCGACCACTGGGCCAGGCGCGACCGCCTGACCGGCGGCGGGGTGGTGGCGACGGTGATGTCCAACCTGGGCCTCGAGCGGTTCCTCAAGTCCCGCAGCCTGACCCTGGAGCGGACGCAGGTCGGCGACCGCTACGTGATGGCCAAGATGCGCGAGGGCGGCTTCAACCTGGGCGGCGAACAGTCCGGCCACATCATCCTGCGCGACTTCGCCACCACCGGCGACGGCCTGCTGGCCGCCCTGCAGGTGCTGGCGGTGCTGAAGGACTCCGACAAGCCGATGAGCGCGCTGGCGCGCCAGTTCGAGCCGGTGCCGCAACTGCTGGAGAACGTCCGCTTCGGCGGCGGCAAACCGCTGGAAAGCGACCAGGTGAAGGTGGTCATCGCCGACGCCGAACAGAAGCTCAACGGCTCGGGCCGGATCGTGGTCCGCGCCTCCGGCACCGAGCCCCTGATCCGCATCATGGCCGAGGGCGACGACGCCAAGCTGGTCAGCCAGGTGGTCAAGGAGATCGCCGGGGCGGTGAAGAAGGCCGCCGCCTAG
- the glmS gene encoding glutamine--fructose-6-phosphate transaminase (isomerizing), whose product MCGIIGIVGTKPVAERLVESLRRLEYRGYDSAGVAAQIDGKLERRRAPGKLRELEAVLADHPLPAATGIGHTRWATHGAPTERNAHPHIAGRVAVVHNGIIENFAELKAELQAKGRVFSSDTDTEVVAQLLDETLNDGLEPVAAFKATLDRLRGAYALAVLVGGEQEVILGARNGPPLAVGYGDGEMFVGSDGLALGPFTNRVAYLEDGDYVVVDHHSAKIFDHAGLPADRPIKTLAASAAVMEKGNYRHFMEKEIHDQPEGCQRTIAAYVDTLTDRTAVPGGLDFKAIERIQIVACGTSYIAGMMGKYLIEKLADLPVDVEIASEFRYREPALNAGSLAIAMSQSGETADTLAALRYCQAKGMKSAAIVNTVESTIAREVDVIWPIHCGPEIGVASTKAFTAQVSVLTALAVAAARARGRIDEAEEQRLVRVLLEAPRLIAESIQLEDAVRGIAVEVAKARDVLYLGRGPMYPLSLEGALKLKEISYIHAEGYAAGELKHGPIALVDEHTPIVILAPFDSYFEKSASNMSEVMARGGQVVFITDPDGERHAPAGARVVVTAPRCDPLIAPLVMSAPIQLLAYHVALQKGADVDQPRNLAKSVTVE is encoded by the coding sequence ATGTGCGGGATCATCGGCATCGTCGGAACCAAGCCCGTCGCCGAACGGCTCGTCGAGAGCCTCAGGCGCCTCGAATACCGGGGCTATGACTCGGCGGGCGTGGCCGCGCAGATCGACGGCAAGCTGGAGCGTCGGCGCGCGCCCGGCAAGCTGCGCGAGCTGGAGGCGGTGCTCGCCGACCACCCGCTGCCCGCCGCCACCGGCATCGGCCACACGCGCTGGGCCACCCACGGCGCCCCCACCGAGCGCAACGCCCACCCGCATATCGCCGGCCGCGTCGCGGTGGTGCACAACGGCATCATCGAGAACTTCGCCGAGCTGAAGGCCGAATTGCAGGCCAAGGGCCGCGTGTTTTCCAGCGACACCGACACCGAGGTCGTCGCCCAACTCCTCGACGAGACGCTGAACGACGGCCTGGAGCCGGTGGCGGCGTTCAAGGCGACCCTCGACCGGCTGCGCGGCGCCTACGCCCTGGCGGTGCTGGTGGGCGGCGAGCAGGAGGTCATCCTGGGCGCCCGCAACGGCCCGCCGCTGGCGGTGGGCTATGGCGACGGCGAGATGTTCGTCGGCTCCGACGGCCTGGCGCTCGGGCCCTTCACCAACCGCGTGGCCTATCTCGAGGACGGCGACTACGTGGTGGTCGACCACCACAGCGCCAAGATCTTCGACCACGCCGGCCTGCCGGCCGATCGGCCGATCAAGACGCTGGCGGCGTCGGCCGCGGTCATGGAGAAGGGCAACTACCGCCACTTCATGGAGAAGGAGATCCACGACCAGCCGGAAGGGTGCCAGCGCACCATCGCGGCCTATGTGGACACCCTCACCGACCGCACCGCCGTGCCGGGCGGCCTCGACTTCAAGGCCATCGAGCGCATCCAGATCGTCGCCTGCGGCACCTCCTACATCGCCGGCATGATGGGGAAGTACCTGATCGAGAAGCTGGCGGACCTGCCGGTGGACGTGGAGATCGCCTCGGAATTCCGCTACCGCGAGCCGGCCCTCAACGCCGGGTCGCTGGCCATCGCCATGTCGCAGTCCGGCGAGACCGCCGACACCCTGGCGGCGCTGCGCTATTGCCAGGCCAAGGGCATGAAGAGCGCGGCCATCGTCAACACGGTGGAATCCACCATCGCCCGCGAGGTCGACGTGATCTGGCCGATCCACTGCGGTCCGGAGATCGGGGTGGCGTCCACCAAGGCCTTCACCGCCCAGGTGAGCGTCCTGACGGCGCTGGCGGTGGCCGCGGCGCGGGCCCGCGGCCGGATCGACGAGGCCGAGGAGCAGCGGTTGGTCCGCGTGCTACTGGAGGCCCCGCGGCTGATCGCCGAATCCATCCAGCTGGAAGACGCCGTGCGCGGCATCGCCGTCGAGGTCGCCAAGGCCCGGGACGTGCTCTACCTGGGCCGCGGACCGATGTATCCGCTGTCGCTGGAAGGGGCGCTGAAGCTCAAGGAGATCAGCTACATCCACGCCGAGGGCTATGCCGCCGGCGAGCTGAAGCACGGCCCGATCGCGCTGGTCGACGAGCACACGCCGATCGTCATCCTGGCGCCCTTCGACAGCTACTTCGAGAAGTCAGCCTCGAACATGAGCGAGGTCATGGCCCGCGGCGGCCAGGTGGTGTTCATCACCGACCCGGACGGCGAGCGGCACGCGCCCGCCGGCGCGCGGGTGGTGGTGACGGCCCCGCGCTGCGACCCGCTGATCGCGCCCCTGGTGATGTCGGCGCCGATCCAGCTCCTGGCCTACCACGTGGCCTTGCAGAAAGGCGCGGACGTCGACCAGCCGCGGAACCTCGCCAAGTCCGTCACCGTCGAATAG
- a CDS encoding UTP--glucose-1-phosphate uridylyltransferase yields MTRRVRKAVLPVAGLGTRVLPGAKTTPKNLLNVVDRPILSYIVEEARAAGIEHFVFIVGRGQGAIEDYFDSSPEIEAILEAKGKVEILADVRRDLPQPGQMSFIRQMAPLGLGHAVWCARDVIGDEPFAVMLPDMLMAAEPAALAQAVSAYDKVGGNIVVVEPAPEGEAHKYGIVALDGRDGRLNRMTGMVEKPAPGTEPSNLFISGRYILQPEIFEILETQERGAGGEIQLTDGMANLMKVQSFHALEYQGITYDCGDKIGLLRANVAFALRRPDLADQARAAIQALLQAPAAG; encoded by the coding sequence ATGACAAGACGCGTGCGTAAGGCGGTCCTGCCGGTGGCGGGCCTGGGGACCCGTGTGCTGCCGGGGGCGAAGACCACGCCCAAGAACCTGCTGAACGTCGTCGACCGGCCGATCCTCTCCTACATCGTGGAGGAGGCGCGCGCCGCCGGCATCGAGCACTTCGTCTTCATCGTCGGACGCGGCCAGGGCGCTATCGAGGACTATTTCGACTCCAGTCCCGAGATCGAGGCCATCCTCGAGGCCAAGGGCAAGGTCGAGATCCTGGCCGACGTGCGCCGCGACCTGCCGCAGCCCGGCCAGATGAGCTTCATCCGCCAGATGGCGCCGCTCGGCCTCGGCCACGCGGTCTGGTGCGCCCGCGACGTGATCGGCGACGAGCCGTTCGCGGTCATGCTGCCGGACATGCTGATGGCCGCCGAGCCCGCGGCGCTGGCCCAGGCGGTCAGCGCCTACGACAAGGTCGGCGGCAACATCGTGGTCGTCGAGCCCGCGCCTGAAGGCGAGGCGCACAAGTACGGGATCGTCGCCCTCGACGGCCGGGACGGCCGCCTCAACCGCATGACCGGCATGGTCGAGAAGCCGGCTCCCGGTACCGAGCCGTCGAACCTGTTCATTTCGGGCCGCTACATCCTGCAGCCGGAGATCTTCGAGATCCTGGAGACCCAGGAGCGCGGCGCCGGCGGCGAGATCCAGCTGACCGACGGCATGGCCAACCTGATGAAGGTCCAGTCCTTCCACGCCCTGGAGTACCAGGGGATCACCTACGACTGCGGCGACAAGATCGGCCTCTTGCGGGCCAACGTCGCCTTCGCCCTGCGCCGGCCGGACCTGGCGGACCAGGCGCGCGCGGCGATCCAGGCGCTCCTCCAGGCCCCTGCGGCAGGTTGA
- a CDS encoding NAD-dependent epimerase/dehydratase family protein encodes MRILVLGGDGFCGWPTALHLSARGHEVTVVDNQSRRRIDEELGAGSLTPIATIEDRLDAWREVTGRTIGFHDITVGKDYDALLALLKAWSPDAVVHFAEQRAAPYSMKSARHKRYTVDNNLNATNDILAAIVESGLDIHLAHLGTMGVYGYGTAGMSIPEGYLTVKVETPDGWAEREILYPANPGSIYHLTKTQDALLFQFYARNDRLRITDLHQGIVWGTQTRETRLDPRLVNRFDYDGDYGTVLNRFLMQAAVGYPLTVHGPGGQTRAFINIQDTVRCVELALSHPPERGERVKVMNQMTECWQVRQLAQMVAGLTGAEVAHLPNPRQEADENELCVENRRLLGYGLDPITLEDGLLMEVAEIARTYAGRADLSKIPCVSCWNAERAAAAAGAGPEAAVAAE; translated from the coding sequence ATGCGCATACTCGTCCTCGGCGGCGACGGTTTCTGCGGTTGGCCGACAGCCCTTCACCTGTCGGCGCGCGGCCACGAGGTGACCGTGGTCGACAACCAGTCCCGCCGACGGATCGACGAGGAGTTGGGCGCGGGCTCGCTGACGCCCATCGCGACCATCGAGGACCGGTTGGATGCCTGGCGCGAGGTGACCGGCCGGACCATCGGCTTCCACGACATCACCGTCGGCAAGGACTACGACGCCCTGCTGGCGCTGCTGAAGGCCTGGAGCCCGGACGCGGTGGTGCATTTCGCCGAGCAGCGCGCCGCGCCCTATTCGATGAAGTCGGCCCGCCACAAGCGCTACACCGTCGACAACAACCTCAACGCCACCAACGACATCCTGGCGGCGATTGTCGAGAGCGGCCTGGATATCCATCTGGCCCACCTGGGCACCATGGGCGTCTACGGCTACGGCACCGCCGGCATGTCGATCCCGGAGGGCTACCTGACCGTGAAGGTGGAGACGCCGGACGGCTGGGCCGAGCGCGAGATCCTCTATCCGGCCAATCCCGGCTCGATCTACCACCTGACCAAGACCCAGGACGCCCTGCTCTTCCAGTTCTACGCCCGCAACGATCGGCTGCGGATCACCGACCTGCACCAGGGGATCGTCTGGGGCACCCAGACCCGGGAGACCCGGCTGGACCCGCGGCTGGTCAACCGCTTCGACTACGACGGCGACTACGGCACCGTGCTCAACCGCTTCCTGATGCAGGCGGCGGTCGGCTATCCGCTGACCGTGCACGGCCCCGGCGGCCAGACGCGGGCCTTCATCAACATCCAGGACACCGTGCGCTGCGTGGAGCTGGCGCTCTCCCATCCGCCCGAGCGCGGCGAGCGGGTGAAGGTGATGAACCAGATGACCGAATGCTGGCAGGTGCGCCAGTTGGCCCAGATGGTCGCCGGCCTGACCGGGGCGGAGGTCGCCCACCTGCCCAACCCGCGCCAGGAGGCCGACGAGAACGAGCTCTGCGTCGAGAACCGCCGGCTGCTGGGCTACGGCCTGGACCCGATCACCCTGGAGGACGGCCTGCTGATGGAGGTGGCCGAGATCGCCCGGACCTACGCCGGCCGCGCCGACCTCTCGAAGATCCCCTGCGTCTCCTGCTGGAACGCCGAGCGCGCCGCGGCGGCCGCCGGCGCCGGCCCGGAGGCGGCGGTCGCCGCCGAATAG
- a CDS encoding NAD-dependent epimerase/dehydratase family protein, with amino-acid sequence MRLLVFGFGYAARALARRLAPQGWQVAATVRDAAEVARLAAQGVDAIPIDQGDRLAQALAATDALLVTAPPGPQGCPALPLLVPAMARAGAFPDWIGYLSTTGVYGDRRGGWVFETSRLAAQSVEGARRVAAERGWLEVGRGMGLTVTAFRLPGIYGPGRSALDRLRAGEARSIAAPGQVFSRIHVDDLAAGLEASMARPRAGGIYNLCDDAPAPNGEVVAYAAGLLGVAPPPVVALADAGLSLAAQRFYAESKRVSNARAKAELGWRPAYPTYREGLQAVLAAER; translated from the coding sequence GTGCGGCTCCTGGTCTTCGGTTTCGGCTACGCCGCCCGCGCGCTCGCTCGCCGCCTCGCGCCGCAGGGCTGGCAGGTGGCCGCCACGGTGCGCGACGCCGCCGAGGTCGCCCGCCTCGCCGCGCAGGGCGTGGACGCCATCCCGATCGACCAGGGCGACCGCCTCGCCCAGGCGCTGGCCGCCACCGACGCCCTGCTGGTCACCGCGCCGCCGGGGCCGCAGGGGTGCCCGGCGCTGCCGCTGCTGGTTCCCGCCATGGCCCGGGCCGGCGCCTTCCCCGACTGGATCGGCTATCTCTCCACCACCGGCGTCTACGGGGACCGGCGCGGCGGCTGGGTGTTCGAGACGAGCCGGCTGGCGGCGCAGTCGGTGGAGGGCGCGCGCCGGGTGGCCGCCGAACGCGGCTGGCTGGAGGTCGGCCGCGGCATGGGACTGACGGTCACGGCCTTCCGCCTGCCGGGGATCTACGGCCCCGGCCGCTCGGCGCTCGACCGCCTGCGGGCCGGCGAGGCGCGGAGCATCGCAGCCCCGGGCCAGGTGTTCTCCCGGATCCACGTGGACGACCTCGCCGCGGGCCTGGAGGCCTCCATGGCGCGGCCGCGGGCGGGGGGCATCTACAATCTCTGCGACGACGCGCCGGCTCCGAACGGGGAAGTGGTCGCCTACGCGGCCGGGCTGCTGGGCGTGGCGCCGCCGCCGGTGGTGGCGCTGGCGGACGCCGGGCTCTCGCTCGCCGCCCAACGGTTCTACGCCGAGAGCAAGCGGGTCTCCAACGCCCGCGCCAAGGCCGAACTCGGCTGGCGGCCGGCCTATCCGACCTACCGCGAGGGCTTGCAGGCCGTGCTCGCCGCGGAGCGCTAG
- a CDS encoding alpha/beta hydrolase: MSETRGYLSRPDGERLAWRQVAGAGPTLVWLGGFRSDMAGTKAEALADWALAQGRAYLRFDYLGHGESGGDFQAKGTITRWREDALAVLDELVEGPAVLVGSSMGGWIACLAAMARPQRVSALVLVAPAPDFTEKLMAPEIPPEGQAALRQDGVWLRPSDYGEPYPITRALLEDGARWSILPGPVPIEVPVRILQGGDDPDVPWRHALELTQGLKSADVAFTLIKDGDHRLSRPQDIERLLAAVAEVAG, from the coding sequence ATGAGCGAAACGCGCGGATATCTGAGCCGTCCGGACGGCGAGCGGCTGGCCTGGCGACAGGTGGCGGGGGCCGGTCCGACGCTGGTCTGGCTGGGCGGATTCCGCTCCGACATGGCCGGGACCAAGGCCGAAGCCCTGGCCGACTGGGCGCTGGCGCAGGGCCGCGCGTACCTGCGCTTCGACTACCTGGGTCATGGCGAGTCCGGCGGCGACTTCCAGGCCAAGGGGACCATCACCCGCTGGCGCGAGGACGCGCTGGCGGTGCTGGACGAGTTGGTCGAGGGCCCCGCCGTGCTGGTCGGCTCCTCCATGGGCGGCTGGATCGCCTGCCTGGCGGCCATGGCCCGGCCGCAGCGGGTGAGCGCCCTGGTGCTGGTCGCCCCGGCGCCGGATTTCACCGAAAAGCTGATGGCCCCGGAGATCCCGCCCGAGGGCCAGGCGGCCCTGCGCCAGGACGGCGTCTGGCTGCGGCCCTCCGACTACGGCGAGCCCTATCCGATCACCCGCGCCCTGCTGGAGGACGGCGCCCGCTGGTCGATCCTGCCGGGCCCCGTGCCCATCGAGGTCCCCGTGCGCATCCTGCAGGGCGGCGACGATCCGGACGTCCCCTGGCGCCACGCCCTGGAGCTGACGCAGGGCCTGAAGAGCGCCGACGTGGCCTTCACCCTGATCAAGGACGGCGACCACCGCCTGTCGCGCCCGCAGGACATCGAGCGCCTGCTCGCCGCGGTGGCCGAGGTCGCCGGCTAG